The Sphingomonas sp. NBWT7 nucleotide sequence TTGCGTTCGACGCCGCCGATCCCGATCTCGTCCGCGTTGCCGAGCGCTGGGCGAGCCCCGAGGCACTAGGCGCGCACGGCCAGGCCGAGCATCAGAAGGCGTTCGGGCGCAACCTGCGCGCGCATTCGCCGTCCGCCATGTCGATCGACGCGTGGGACGGACAGCACTGGCGCAAGCTGATCTGACGCGACTTGCATAAGCCGCGCGGCCCGCGTAGGGCCGCGCGTCTCGGTCGGGGCGTAGCGCAGCCTGGTAGCGCATCACACTGGGGGTGTGGGGGTCGCAGGTTCGAATCCTGTCGCCCCGACCAGAGATTTCCCCATTTTGAGTGCAAGCGCGCCCGTAGCTGGGTGAGGTTAGGCGCCGCCCTTCGTGGCGAACAATGCGTCCTTCGCCTTGCCGATGCCGTGCAAGACCAGCCATCCGGTCGCGTAGGTCAGGACGACGGGCGCCAGCGCGCGGATCGCGAAGCCGGCGACCGCGCCACCGATCGCGCCGTCGAGCGTCGAATCGTCGCCGTCTGCGCCGTCGATCGCGCTGCCGATCGCCGCACCGATAATGGAACTGAGCATCACATCAGCCTTTCGTGGGAATTGACCTCGCGAACCCGTCGCGCGACGCAGCGGTTCCCTCGACAGGCGGCGGATCTTCCTACTGGTATCCATGCTCGATCGCGGAGTTGAGCCAATGGCACGGTGGCGTCGTGATTGCTTCGTCTGGCTCGGGCTCCGCGCGAAAGTCGGGGGCGGCAGGCGTACTGCCACCCCTTTGCAATCAGAGATCGAAGCGGATGCCCAGGCGGAAGGTGCGGCCCAGATAGTCGTAGAACGTCTGGTTGATTCCCAGATCGACGTTCGACGTATCCGACGGCCCCTTGCCGACCGGCGCGGGATCGCGATTGAAGACATTTGCGACGCGCAGGTAGAGCTGGCTCTTCACCTTGCCGACCGGCAGGTCGTAGGCGAAATAGGTGTCGAGATAGAAAGCGCCGGCGAGCCGGTTGTCCGCGATCGTCCGATTGATCGTGTTCGACGCCGGGCACGAGGTCCGGCACTCGACCCATTCGTTGTTGTAGACGCCGGCGCTGATCCCGCGGCCGATCACCTGCATCGAGAAGTTGTCGAGCGCGTAGCCGAGCGTCAGGCGATAGGTCCAGTCGGGCGGGCCGGCGCCGCCGATCTGGCCGACGGTATCGGTCGGCTCGTTCACGCCGTTCGATTCGGACGCCTCAAGATAGTGGGTGGCGATGCCGCGGAAGCTCATCTTGCCGGGTAGCGAGGCCGAGAGATCGGCGAGATCGAACTGGTAGCTCAGCTCGAAATCGATGCCGCGTGCGCGGTTCGACAGGAAGTTGTACGGGCTGTTGGCGATCAGATATTCGGTGACGTTCGGCCCAGGCCCGGTGGTGTTGGTGAAGCCGTTGCTGCCGAACGCGATCGTCGTGCCGTTGCGCAGGATCGCCTGAAGGCGGTTGCACAGTTCGAGGTTGCCGGTGAAGCAGCGGTCGACGATCTCCTGCGGGCCGAGTGTGCCGATCGCGCCGTTGATCTTGATGTCGTAATAGTCGACCGACAGGCCGAGCCCGGGGATGAACGACGGGCGATAGACGAGGCCGAGGCCCCAGGTATCGGCCTTTTCGGGATCGAGCCCGAGGTTACCCGTCACCGTCTGCGTGTAGCGGATCGCGGTATTGTTCTGCCACGGATCGCCGATCGAATTGGTATTGCGCGCGCCGCCCTGGAACAGTTCGGACAGGTTGGGCGCGCGGATATCGCGCGACCGCGTGACGCGCAGCCGCAGATCGTCGTACACCTGCCAGGCGAGCCCCGCCTTCCACGTGACGACGTCGCCCGACTGGCTGTAGCTGGTGTAGCGCGCGGCGCCGTTGAATTCGAACCCGAGCGGCAACGACAGCAGCGCCTCGAGATACGCTTCGGTCACGGTATATTGACCGAAGGTCGGCACGAAATTCCCCGAATACCAGCCCGAGGCGTATTCGGGCGGCACGAAGCCCGAGATCTTCTCGCGTCGGCTCTCAACACCGAAAGCGAGGCCGATCGGCTTCACCCACGGATTGTCGATGTTGGTGCTGAGGTTGATCGAGGCGACGTCCTGCTGCAGCCGCCGGTCGCCGTACGGCTCGCCCATGATGTAATCGACCGCCGCCTGCGAGTTGACGCCGATGCCCATGCGATTGAAGGGCACGCAGCCGGCGGCGAGCGGATTGGTGCTGCCGTCGCGCGTCACGCGGCACACGATGTCGCCGTTGGCGAGCCGCACGGCATCCTGCGCGAAGCCCAATTTGGTGCGATTGGCGGAGACCAGCCCCTCCTTCGCGTTCATCACGCCGCGCTGGTAATAGCCGTCCCATTTGAACGCGAGCGAGGCGACGTCGAACGATCCCTCCACCCCGAACAGATAGCGTTCGACCTCGCGGCGATAGCGGCTCTCGCGCGTCGGGATATCCTGGTTCCACGTGCCAAGCGTGAAGCCGGCGCCGTTGAGCTGGCTCCTCACCGCCGCCGGGATGAAGGCGTTGTCGCCCAGGATCGTCACGTTCGCCTTGTCGGTGTGATACCCGCCCCAACTGTCCTGCGCGCTCTTGTTGTACGACAGTTCGGTGAACAATTGCAGGTTCTCGAGCACGTCGAAGCTGAAGCGGCCGAAGATGCTCGTGAGCTTCTCCTCAGGCTGGATCGAGGTGCCGTAATATTGCTGGCTCAGCTTCCAGTCGCCGCCGACCGTCCATGGCAGGTTATTGAGCCGGCCGGCGCCGTAATCGTAGCGGTTCACCGTACCGCCCTGGCCGAAATACGTGCCGCGCAACGGGCCGGACGTGATGATGCCGCCGCCGGTCGTGGTGTTGAGCCCCGACTGGTAGGATTCCATATATTCGGGCTCGCCGTTGCCGGCGACGTAGCGCGGGTTCTGGATCAGATGGACGCCGCGGTTTTGCCAGCCGCGCGAGCCCGCGCCATAGACGCCCTTGCGATGGGCGTAGTTGCCGCTGAGCAGCGCGCGGCCGCGGCCGTCGGCGAACTCGACACCGCCGGTCAGCGTCGCTCGATACGATTTGTCGTCGCCGTAGGTCGTCTCGCCGTAGCCGAATTCGCCCTTCAGCCCGGTATAGGTGCGGTCGAGGATGAAGTTAACGACGCCGGCCACCGCGTCCGACCCGTAGACGGACGAGGCGCCGCCGGTGACGACCTCGACGCTCTTCACCAGCCCCTGCGGAATGGTGTTGACGTCGACCGTGCCGGTGGCGAGCGAGCCCACCGAACGGTGGCCGTCGAGCAGCACCAGCGTGCGCGTGGTGCCGAGCGAGCGCAGGTTGATCGTGTTGATGCCGCCCGCGCCGCCACTGAGGTTGCGCTGCGTGTTCGACGGTGTGACGCTGCCGGCGACCGACGGGATCTGGTTGACGAAATCGGCGACGTTGGCGGGGGCCGACGCCTGGATATCGGCGAGGCCGATGACCGTCACCGGGGTCGGCGCGTCATAGCCGTTGCGCACGATCCGCGAGCCGGTGACGGTGATGACGTCCGAATCGGGTGCAGTCTTGTCGATCGGAGCGGCTTGTGCTGCGGCCACGGTGGCCGGATCGAGCGTCGGCGACGGGGAGGGCGCGGCAGGCGTCGGCTGCGCGTCCTGCGCATAGGCGTTGGTCGCCCCCGTCAGCAGCAGCGCCGCGAGGATCGTGCGGCGCGCTGCGACGCCGGTCCGAGCCATTGGTCTGCCGCCACGAAGCAAGATCCGGCAATCGGCCGTGTCGTCACCGCACGAGCAAATGGCGGAAACGAGGCGCGCGACTACAGGCGCGCGAACAACTCGCGGAAAAGCGTGCACGATTATCCCCCTGATAGGCTGTAAATGCCGTCCCTGCCCGGACAGTGTGCCTCGCCTTTGTCGGCGATGTTGTTAGACGGCCTGTTACGCTTTGTGCGCTTGTTCAGGACTGTCTTTTGCTACGTCGAGGCTATCAATCGACGATCGCAGGTCAACCCTGCGTCGGATACAGCCGGCTA carries:
- a CDS encoding putative quinol monooxygenase, giving the protein MTILVMGTIKLGEGEGAKAASLLAEHAKVVKTEEGCEEYSFAFDAADPDLVRVAERWASPEALGAHGQAEHQKAFGRNLRAHSPSAMSIDAWDGQHWRKLI
- a CDS encoding TonB-dependent receptor domain-containing protein; the protein is MARTGVAARRTILAALLLTGATNAYAQDAQPTPAAPSPSPTLDPATVAAAQAAPIDKTAPDSDVITVTGSRIVRNGYDAPTPVTVIGLADIQASAPANVADFVNQIPSVAGSVTPSNTQRNLSGGAGGINTINLRSLGTTRTLVLLDGHRSVGSLATGTVDVNTIPQGLVKSVEVVTGGASSVYGSDAVAGVVNFILDRTYTGLKGEFGYGETTYGDDKSYRATLTGGVEFADGRGRALLSGNYAHRKGVYGAGSRGWQNRGVHLIQNPRYVAGNGEPEYMESYQSGLNTTTGGGIITSGPLRGTYFGQGGTVNRYDYGAGRLNNLPWTVGGDWKLSQQYYGTSIQPEEKLTSIFGRFSFDVLENLQLFTELSYNKSAQDSWGGYHTDKANVTILGDNAFIPAAVRSQLNGAGFTLGTWNQDIPTRESRYRREVERYLFGVEGSFDVASLAFKWDGYYQRGVMNAKEGLVSANRTKLGFAQDAVRLANGDIVCRVTRDGSTNPLAAGCVPFNRMGIGVNSQAAVDYIMGEPYGDRRLQQDVASINLSTNIDNPWVKPIGLAFGVESRREKISGFVPPEYASGWYSGNFVPTFGQYTVTEAYLEALLSLPLGFEFNGAARYTSYSQSGDVVTWKAGLAWQVYDDLRLRVTRSRDIRAPNLSELFQGGARNTNSIGDPWQNNTAIRYTQTVTGNLGLDPEKADTWGLGLVYRPSFIPGLGLSVDYYDIKINGAIGTLGPQEIVDRCFTGNLELCNRLQAILRNGTTIAFGSNGFTNTTGPGPNVTEYLIANSPYNFLSNRARGIDFELSYQFDLADLSASLPGKMSFRGIATHYLEASESNGVNEPTDTVGQIGGAGPPDWTYRLTLGYALDNFSMQVIGRGISAGVYNNEWVECRTSCPASNTINRTIADNRLAGAFYLDTYFAYDLPVGKVKSQLYLRVANVFNRDPAPVGKGPSDTSNVDLGINQTFYDYLGRTFRLGIRFDL